A stretch of Lathyrus oleraceus cultivar Zhongwan6 chromosome 6, CAAS_Psat_ZW6_1.0, whole genome shotgun sequence DNA encodes these proteins:
- the LOC127091563 gene encoding uncharacterized protein LOC127091563, with amino-acid sequence MLRQRLLSSLRIRGGSGTGASRWTSPGHEERPKGYLFNRTPLAPGESRKWEDWELPCYITSFLTIVILGVGLNAKPDLTIETWAHEKALERLKIEDAIAENESSE; translated from the coding sequence ATGCTGCGTCAGCGTCTCCTCTCCTCTCTCCGAATCCGCGGTGGCTCCGGCACCGGTGCAAGCCGATGGACAAGCCCCGGCCACGAAGAAAGACCCAAGGGCTACCTCTTCAACAGAACACCTCTTGCTCCAGGTGAGTCTCGCAAATGGGAAGATTGGGAACTCCCTTGCTACATCACTAGTTTCCTCACCATCGTGATCCTCGGTGTTGGCCTTAACGCCAAGCCTGATTTGACCATTGAAACGTGGGCCCATGAAAAAGCCCTAGAACGTCTCAAGATCGAAGATGCCATAGCTGAGAACGAATCGTCTGAATAG